In Porites lutea chromosome 7, jaPorLute2.1, whole genome shotgun sequence, a single window of DNA contains:
- the LOC140942949 gene encoding alpha-N-acetylglucosaminidase-like, with translation MTFEYVLPISDSSRVASTMQSTSAFAHLLTFLLLNGFSIAIKLDHKMFNEFHHIRSHASSDVQTKAVRDLITRLLPEHASKFDIVVQPSFGPPYLDEFEYKTTEESKLQIKGTSGVACSLGLQHFLKNYCHAHISWSGDQLKIPKPFPTVKDLTRITLPYRFRYYQNVCTFSYSSVWWNWTRWQREIDWMALNGINLPLAFTGQEAIWQRVYHKIGLTQQELDTFFAGPAFLAWARMGNIRGWGGPLPPSWRKNQLDLQHKILTAMRNLGMAPVLPGFAGFVPDGLKRVYPQAKLSRVSRWGRFNNTFCCGYHLHPNDPLFKTIGSLFIKEQISEFGTNNIYNADAFNEMRPTSKKQSYLSGLSSAVYRAMVAGDPNAVWLMQGWLFRDTNFWKPPQVKALLQGVPRGRMIVLDLMADIEPFWSRTESFYGQPFIWCMLQNFGGQLGLFGTIQSVITGPVKAFNSPNSTMIGTGLTPEGIDQNDMMYELMNEMGYRINAFNPLELEEWIKYYALRRYGSTKDNIVKAWKLLIHSVYNCTYYCIGFKHQSVFVRQPTFRIAPHIWYDPEDVFKAWDALVAVDKDFSLSETFRYDLVDISRQALHLLVIPLYHDLIRAYNAKSAPQVAQIGIKLLNMFDDLDKILQTNHKFLLGCWLNSAKAMGTTPEEVKLYEYNARIQITLWGPTGEFDDYANKMWSGLVNDYYKPRWELFIEEIVDAIRQGKRLDNNAFAKRLLERETAWTQGRKKYPCRPVGDSVEVAMFLHRKYRLYSSRRRIELACIKED, from the exons ATGACTTTTGAATACGTGTTGCCCATCAGTGACAGTTCCAGAGTTGCCTCCACTATGCAGTCAACAAGCGCTTTTGCCCATcttttaacttttcttttacTAAATGGTTTTTCTATTGCGATAAAGCTCGATCACAAGATGTTCAACGAGTTTCATCACATCAGAAGTCACGCATCTTCGGACGTACAAACTAAAGCAGTTAGAGATCTTATAACTCGACTTCTACCCGAACATGCTTCGAAGTTCGATATCGTCGTCCAGCCTTCCTTTGGACCGCCATATTTGGACGAATTTGAGTACAAAACCACTGAAGAATCCAAGCTACAGATAAAGGGAACAAGTGGTGTAGCGTGCTCGCTAGGTCTACAACATTTCTTGAAGAATTATTGTCACGCGCACATTTCGTGGAGTGGAGACCAGTTAAAGATACCCAAACCCTTTCCTACTGTGAAAGACTTGACAAGGATAACCCTACCTTACAG ATTTCGCTACTATCAGAACGTGTGCACCTTTAGTTATTCATCTGTCTGGTGGAACTGGACTCGCTGGCAGCGAGAAATTGATTGGATGGCACTGAATGGCATCAATCTGCCACTTGCCTTCACTGGACAGGAAGCAATATGGCAGAGGGTGTATCACAAAATTGGACTCACACAGCAAGAACTGGATACTTTCTTTGCAGGCCCAGCATTCTTGGCATG GGCAAGAATGGGGAACATACGTGGGTGGGGAGGTCCTCTTCCGCCATCGTGGCGTAAGAATCAACTTGATCTACAACACAAAATTCTTACAGCGATGAGGAATCTTGGCATGGCTCCCGTTCTCCCTGGATTTGCTGGTTTTGTGCCGGATGGTCTGAAAAGAGTGTATCCACAGGCAAAATTGTCCAGAGTGAGCCGATGGGGTCGATTTAACAACACTTTCTGCTGTGGTTATCATCTTCACCCCAATGATCCCTTATTTAAG ACCATAGGGTCCCTCTTTATCAAAGAACAGATATCCGAATTTGGTACCAACAACATATACAACGCTGACGCTTTCAATGAGATGAGGCCCACATCCAAAAAACAAAGCTATCTATCCGGGCTCAGTAGTGCTGTATACCGGGCCATGGTGGCTGGAGATCCTAATGCCGTTTGGCTTATGCAAGGATGGCTTTTTCGGGACACCAACTTTTGGAAGCCACCTCAAGTGAAAGCACTCTTACAAG GAGTTCCTCGGGGACGCATGATTGTCCTAGATCTGATGGCCGATATCGAACCTTTCTGGTCGCGTACTGAGTCATTCTATGGACAACCATTCATCTGGTGTATGTTGCAAAATTTTGGTGGACAATTGGGGCTGTTTGGAACCATACAAAGTGTCATAACAG GGCCAGTTAAAGCATTCAACAGCCCTAATAGTACAATGATAGGCACTGGCTTAACTCCAGAAGGAATAGACCAAAACGACATGATGTATGAGCTGATGAACGAAATGGGTTACAGGATAAACGCCTTTAATCCTTTGGAGTTAGAGGAGTGGATAAAATACTATGCACTTCGAAGATATGGCAGCACAAAGGATAACATAGTGAAGGCGTGGAAGCTACTTATCCACTCGGTCTATAACTGCACATATTACTGTATTGGCTTCAAGCACCAGTCGGTTTTCGTCAGACAACCAACCTTTAGGATTGCTCCACATATATGGTACGACCCGGAAGATGTGTTTAAAGCATGGGACGCATTGGTCGCGGTGGATAAGGACTTTTCCCTCTCGGAAACATTTAG ATATGATCTTGTTGACATCAGCAGACAGGCGTTACACCTTCTGGTGATTCCACTCTACCATGACCTCATACGAGCCTACAACGCCAAGTCGGCTCCTCAAGTTGCTCAAATCGGTATCAAACTACTTAACATGTTTGATGACCTGGACAAAATACTTCAAACCAATCATAAATTTCTTTTGGGATGCTGGCTAAACTCCGCGAAAGCCATGGGAACAACGCCAGAAGAGGTTAAGCTTTACGAGTATAATGCGCGCATTCAGATTACTCTTTGGGGACCTACAGGGGAGTTTGACGACTACGCCAACAAGATGTGGAGTGGCTTGGTAAACGATTACTACAAGCCGCGATGGGAACTTTTCATTGAAGAAATTGTTGACGCTATTCGACAAGGAAAGAGGTTGGACAATAACGCGTTTGCTAAAAGGTTACTTGAAAGGGAAACTGCTTGGACGCAAggtagaaaaaaatatccttgcAGACCAGTGGGCGACAGTGTTGAGGTGGCGATGTTCCTGCATAGGAAGTACCGCTTGTACTCGAGTCGAAGGAGGATTGAGTTAGCTTGTATTAAGGAAGATTAG
- the LOC140944562 gene encoding alpha-N-acetylglucosaminidase-like, translating into MQSTGTFAHLLTFPLLICFSHELKLDHKRLYEFDHIRSNASSNVQAQAVRDLITRLLPEHSSKFDIVVQLPLKSPHMDEFEYKTTAESKLQIKGTSGVACSLGLQHFLKNHCQGQISWSGDQLKMPEPFPIVKDVLRISLPYRFRYYQNVCTFSYSSVWWNWTRWRREIDWMALNGINLPLAFTGQEAIWQRVYRKIGLTQQELDTFFGGPAFLAWARMGNIRGWGGPLPPSWYKIQLDLQRKILTAMRNLGMAPVLPGFAGFVPDGLKRVYPQAKLSRVSRWVGFNNTYCCTYHLHSTDPLFKTIGSLFIKEQISEFGTNNIYNADTFNEMTSTPNEASYLSGFSNGIYQGMVAGDPNAVWLMQGWLFRRIEFWKPPQVKAFLQGVPRGRMIVLDLAAAIYPFWSRTESFYGQPFIWCMLQNFGGNLGLFGTIQSVTAGPVEAFNSPNSTMIGTGLTPEGIEQNDMMYELMNEMGYRIKALNSVELEEWIKYYALRRYGGANDNIVKAWKLLIHSVYNCTYYCIGYNHQSVFVRRPTLRIATHIWYDPEDVFKAWDALVAVAKDFSHSKTFRYDLVDITREALHLLVIPVYHDLVRAYNAKSALQVAQIGIKLLDMFDDLDKILQTNKKFLLGCWLDSAKAVGTTPEEVKLYEYNARLQISLWGQTGRINDYANKMWSGLVKGYYKQRWKLFIEELVLAVRQKVKLDNNEFAKRLLERETAWTQGREEYPCRPVEDSVEVARFLHSKYRLYSRRRRIEVVCIKED; encoded by the exons ATGCAATCGACAGGCACTTTTGCCCATCTTTTAACTTTCCCTCTTCTGATTTGTTTTTCCCACGAGTTAAAACTTGATCACAAGAGGCTCTACGAATTTGATCACATCAGAAGTAACGCATCTTCAAACGTACAAGCTCAAGCAGTTAGAGACCTTATAACTCGACTTCTACCTGAACATTCTTCGAAGTTCGATATCGTCGTCCAGCTTCCCTTGAAATCGCCACATATGGACGAATTTGAGTACAAAACCACTGCAGAATCTAAGCTACAGATAAAGGGAACAAGCGGTGTAGCGTGTTCGCTAGGTCTGCAACATTTCTTGAAGAATCATTGTCAGGGGCAAATTTCGTGGAGTGGAGACCAGTTAAAGATGCCTGAACCCTTCCCTATTGTGAAGGACGTGTTAAGGATAAGCCTGCCGTACAG atttcGTTACTACCAGAACGTGTGCACCTTCAGTTATTCATCTGTCTGGTGGAACTGGACTCGCTGGCGGCGAGAAATTGATTGGATGGCACTGAATGGTATCAATCTTCCACTTGCCTTCACTGGACAGGAAGCAATATGGCAGAGGGTGTACCGCAAAATTGGACTCACACAGCAAGAACTAGATACTTTCTTTGGAGGTCCAGCCTTCTTGGCATG GGCAAGAATGGGGAACATACGTGGGTGGGGAGGTCCTCTTCCGCCATCGTGGTATAAGATCCAGCTTGATCTACAACGCAAGATTCTTACAGCGATGAGGAATCTTGGCATGGCTCCCGTTCTCCCTGGATTTGCTGGTTTTGTGCCGGATGGTCTAAAAAGAGTGTATCCACAGGCAAAATTGTCCAGAGTTAGCCGCTGGGTTGGATTTAACAACACTTACTGCTGTACTTATCACCTTCACTCCACTGATCCCTTATTTAAG ACCATAGGGTCCCTCTTTATCAAGGAACAAATATCCGAATTTGGCACCAATAACATATACAACGCTGACACTTTTAATGAGATGACTTCCACCCCCAATGAAGCCAGCTATCTTTCTGGGTTCAGCAATGGTATATACCAAGGAATGGTAGCCGGTGATCCTAATGCTGTGTGGCTTATGCAAGGATGGCTTTTTAGGCGCATCGAATTTTGGAAGCCACCACAGGTCAAGGCATTCTTACAAG GAGTTCCTCGAGGACGCATGATTGTCCTAGATCTAGCGGCAGCTATCTACCCTTTCTGGTCGCGCACTGAATCGTTCTATGGTCAACCGTTTATTTGGTGTATGTTGCAAAACTTTGGTGGAAATTTGGGTCTGTTTGGAACAATACAGAGCGTCACAGCAG GGCCGGTTGAAGCATTCAACAGCCCTAATAGTACAATGATTGGCACTGGCTTAACACCAGAAGGGATAGAGCAAAACGACATGATGTATGAGCTGATGAACGAAATGGGGTATCGGATAAAAGCCCTGAATTCTGTGGAGTTAGAGGAGTGGATAAAATACTATGCACTTCGAAGATATGGCGGAGCTAACGATAACATAGTGAAGGCATGGAAGTTGCTTATCCACTCGGTCTATAACTGCACATATTACTGTATTGGTTACAATCACCAGTCGGTTTTCGTCAGGAGACCAACTCTCAGGATTGCAACACATATATGGTACGACCCGGAAGATGTGTTTAAAGCATGGGACGCACTGGTCGCGGTGGCTAAGGATTTTTCCCACTCGAAAACATTTAG atATGACCTTGTTGACATCACAAGAGAAGCATTACACCTTCTAGTGATTCCGGTCTACCATGACCTTGTACGAGCCTACAACGCCAAGTCGGCTCTTCAAGTTGCTCAAATCGGTATCAAACTACTTGACATGTTCGATGACCTGGACAAAATACTTCAAACCAATAAGAAATTTCTTTTGGGATGCTGGCTCGACTCCGCCAAAGCCGTGGGCACAACGCCAGAGGAGGTCAAGCTTTACGAGTATAATGCGCGCCTTCAGATCAGTCTTTGGGGACAAACAGGGAGGATTAATGACTACGCCAACAAGATGTGGAGTGGCTTGGTAAAAGGCTATTACAAACAACGATGGAAGCTTTTCATCGAAGAGCTTGTTCTTGCTGTTCGCCAGAAGGTGAAGTTGGATAATAATGAGTTCGCTAAAAGGTTACTTGAACGAGAGACTGCTTGGACGCAAGGTAGAGAAGAATATCCTTGCCGACCAGTGGAAGACAGTGTTGAGGTGGCGAGGTTCCTGCATAGCAAGTACCGCTTATATTCACGTCGGAGAAGGATTGAGGTGGTTTGTATTAAGGAAGATTAG